The Acinonyx jubatus isolate Ajub_Pintada_27869175 chromosome D2, VMU_Ajub_asm_v1.0, whole genome shotgun sequence genome contains a region encoding:
- the EXOC8 gene encoding exocyst complex component 8: MAMAMSDSGASRLRRQLESGGFEARLYVKQLSQQSDGDRDLQEHRQRIQALAEETAQNLKRNVYQNYRQFIETAREISYLESEMYQLSHLLTEQKSSLESIPLTLLPAAAAAAAGAAAASGGEEGGGGAGGRDHLRGQAGFFPTPGGASRDGAGPGEEGKQRTLTTLLEKVEGCRHLLETPGQYLVYNGDLVEYEADHMAQLQRVHGFLMNDCLLVATWLPQRRGMYRYNALYPLDGLAVVNVKDNPPMKDMFKLLMFPESRIFQAENAKIKREWLEVLEETKRALSEKRRREQEEAAAPRGPPQVPSKASNPFEDEEDDEPAVPEVEEEKVDLSMEWIQELPEDLDVCIAQRDFEGAVDLLDKLNHYLEDKPSPPPVKELRAKVDERVRQLTEVLVFELSPDRSLRGGPKATRRAVSQLIRLGQCTKACELFLRNRAAAVHTAIRQLRIEGATLLYIHKLCHVFFTSLLETAREFETDFAGTDSGCYSAFVVWARSAMGMFVDAFSKQVFDSKESLSTAAECVKVAKEHCQQLGDIGLDLTFIIHALLVKDIQGALHSYKEIIIEATKHRNSEEMWRRMNLMTPEALGKLKEEMKSCGVRNFEQYTGDDCWVNLSYTVVAFTKQTMGFLEEALKLYFPELHMVLLESLVEIILVAVQHVDYSLRCEQDPEKKAFIRQNASFLYETVLPVVEKRFEEGVGKPAKQLQDLRNASRLIRVNPESTTSVV; this comes from the coding sequence ATGGCGATGGCGATGTCGGACAGTGGGGCGAGCCGTCTGCGGCGGCAGCTGGAATCGGGGGGTTTTGAGGCCCGGCTGTACGTGAAGCAGCTCTCGCAGCAGTCGGACGGGGACCGGGACCTGCAGGAGCACCGGCAGCGCATCCAGGCGCTGGCGGAGGAGACGGCGCAGAACCTGAAGCGCAACGTGTACCAGAACTACCGGCAGTTCATAGAGACTGCCCGCGAGATCTCCTACCTGGAGAGCGAGATGTATCAGCTCAGCCATCTGCTGACGGAGCAGAAGAGCAGCCTGGAGAGCATCCCGCTTACCCTGCTCccggctgccgccgccgccgccgccggggccgCCGCGGCctctggaggagaggaaggaggaggtggcGCGGGGGGCCGAGACCACCTGCGGGGCCAGGCTGGCTTTTTTCCCACACCCGGGGGCGCCTCCCGCGACGGTGCGGGTCCGGGCGAGGAAGGGAAGCAGCGCACTCTTACCACTCTGCTTGAGAAGGTGGAAGGTTGCAGGCACCTGCTGGAGACGCCGGGGCAGTACCTGGTGTACAACGGGGATTTGGTGGAATACGAGGCGGACCACATGGCCCAACTGCAGCGGGTGCACGGCTTTCTCATGAACGACTGTTTGCTGGTGGCCACCTGGCTGCCTCAGAGGCGTGGGATGTATCGCTACAACGCCCTCTATCCCCTGGATGGTTTGGCCGTGGTCAATGTCAAGGACAACCCGCCCATGAAAGACATGTTCAAGCTGCTAATGTTTCCCGAGAGCCGTATTTTTCAGGCGGAAAATGCTAAAATCAAACGAGAGTGGCTGGAAGTGCTGGAGGAAACCAAGAGGGCCCTCAGTGAAAAAAGACGCAGGGAACAGGAGGAGGCAGCGGCCCCACGAGGACCACCGCAGGTGCCTTCCAAGGCCAGTAACCCATTTGAGGACGAAGAAGACGACGAACCAGCTGTTCCTGAGGTAGAAGAAGAGAAGGTGGACCTCTCAATGGAGTGGATCCAGGAGTTGCCTGAAGACCTGGATGTCTGTATCGCCCAGAGAGACTTTGAAGGGGCCGTTGACCTGCTGGACAAATTGAACCATTACCTGGAAGATAAGCCCAGCCCACCGCCTGTTAAAGAACTAAGGGCCAAAGTGGATGAGCGCGTCCGACAGCTCACGGAAGTGCTAGTTTTTGAACTCTCCCCAGATCGTTCCCTGAGAGGTGGTCCCAAGGCTACTCGAAGGGCAGTTTCTCAACTAATCCGGCTTGGCCAGTGCACAAAGGCTTGTGAGctgtttttgagaaacagggcAGCAGCTGTGCATACCGCAATCCGCCAGCTTCGCATCGAGGGTGCCACTTTACTCTACATCCATAAGCTATGCCACGTCTTCTTTACGAGCCTCCTTGAGACTGCAAGGGAATTCGAGACGGATTTTGCAGGCACTGACAGTGGCTGCTACTCTGCCTTTGTGGTCTGGGCGAGATCAGCCATGGGCATGTTCGTGGATGCTTTTAGCAAGCAGGTGTTTGACAGTAAGGAGAGCCTCTCTACAGCGGCTGAGTGTGTCAAAGTGGCCAAGGAGCACTGTCAGCAACTGGGTGACATCGGACTGGACCTCACCTTCATCATCCATGCCCTTCTGGTGAAAGACATCCAAGGGGCCTTGCACAGTTACAAAGAAATTATCATCGAAGCCACTAAACATCGCAACTCTGAGGAGATGTGGAGGAGGATGAACTTGATGACTCCAGAGGCCCTGGGCAAGCTCAAAGAGGAGATGAAGAGTTGTGGGGTGAGGAACTTTGAGCAGTACACCGGGGATGACTGCTGGGTGAACCTGAGCTACACGGTGGTTGCTTTTACCAAACAGACCATGGGCTTCTTGGAAGAGGCACTGAAGCTGTATTTCCCCGAGCTGCACATGGTACTTTTGGAGAGCCTGGTGGAGATCATTTTGGTCGCTGTGCAGCATGTGGATTATAGCCTTCGGTGTGAGCAGGATCCAGAGAAAAAGGCCTTTATCAGACAGAATGCATCCTTTCTATATGAGACCGTCCTCCCCGTGGTGGAGAAAAGGTTTGAGGAAGGTGTGGGGAAACCTGCCAAGCAACTCCAGGACCTGAGGAACGCATCTAGACTCATTCGTGTGAATCCCGAAAGTACAACATCAGTGGTCTGA